GTAATTCCAGACGGGAAGATTGCACAGGGGAAACTGGCTCAAGCTGTTATGTACGGAGCTGAAGTCTATGCCATTGAAGGAAACTTCGATGAAGCGCTGAAAATTGTGAAGCATCTGGCAGAAACCGATAACTATACGCTCGTGAACTCCATTAATCCGTATCGGATGGAAGGGCAGAAGACAGCTGCTTTTGAAGTGTGCGACGTATTAGGAAAAGCTCCAGACCATCTGCTGATTCCTGTCGGGAATGCGGGGAACATCACGGCTTACTGGAAAGGGTTCAAAGAGTATCACAACGCTTATAAGACAGGTCTGCCGAATATGAGAGGCTTTGAAGCAAGCGGCTCTGCTGCGATTGTTCGAGGAGAAATCATTGAACAACCAGAAACGTTGGCAACAGCGATACGAATTGGTAATCCCGCGAGCTGGAATCAAGCGCTTGATGCATCCGGAACTTCAGGCGGTGCCATTGGAGAAGTGACGGATGAAGAGATTGTAGAAGCCTACCAGTGGCTCGCAGAGAATGAAGGCGTGTTTGCAGAACCCGCTTCTTGTGCTTCAATAGCTGGGCTATTTAAGTCCTTAAAACAAGGAGACGTACAAAAAGGTTCGCAAGTTGTATGTGTCCTAACAGGAAACGGCTTAAAGGATCCAACCACAGCGATTGAAAAAAGCGCTATTCAACCAACGGTTCTACCAAATGACCTTGAAACGGTAACAAATGCGATCCAAAATGGGGTCTTATCATGATTCACGTTCGTGTTCCGGCTAGCTGCGCCAACCTCGGGCCAGGATTTGATTCGATTGGTGTAGCGTTGAATCTGTTTCTTGAAATCCAGGCAACACGAGCTCAGTCCTGGAGCTTTAAAGCTTGTTCTGTGTTTGTGAAGGGGATGCCTGAGGATGAAGAGAATGTCATCTATAAAGCTGCTCAGCTTACCGCTCACA
The nucleotide sequence above comes from Pontibacillus chungwhensis. Encoded proteins:
- the thrC gene encoding threonine synthase, which translates into the protein MSWKGLLSHYQSLLPVTEDTPKLTLLEGNTPLLPLQKLSKEYGIDAYVKIEGANPTGSFKDRGMVMAMAKAVEEGAEAVICASTGNTSAAAAAYAARAGLRCIIVIPDGKIAQGKLAQAVMYGAEVYAIEGNFDEALKIVKHLAETDNYTLVNSINPYRMEGQKTAAFEVCDVLGKAPDHLLIPVGNAGNITAYWKGFKEYHNAYKTGLPNMRGFEASGSAAIVRGEIIEQPETLATAIRIGNPASWNQALDASGTSGGAIGEVTDEEIVEAYQWLAENEGVFAEPASCASIAGLFKSLKQGDVQKGSQVVCVLTGNGLKDPTTAIEKSAIQPTVLPNDLETVTNAIQNGVLS